The following proteins come from a genomic window of Nocardioides albertanoniae:
- a CDS encoding Rv2175c family DNA-binding protein has product MTEPRLADHDLSVLVEEWIDWATAASLLGVTVGKVRTMIREHELAAAVPPGMKGQHIPALFIQDGLPVKGLGGLLHVLHDGRYEDREIIAWLFLDDDLPGRPIDALRENRGSEVKRRAQAMAL; this is encoded by the coding sequence ATGACTGAGCCTCGGCTGGCAGACCACGATCTGAGCGTCCTCGTGGAAGAGTGGATCGACTGGGCGACGGCTGCGTCACTGCTCGGTGTGACGGTGGGCAAGGTGCGCACCATGATCCGCGAGCACGAGCTCGCCGCGGCGGTGCCTCCCGGCATGAAGGGGCAGCACATCCCGGCCCTGTTCATCCAGGACGGGCTGCCCGTCAAGGGGCTCGGCGGCCTGCTGCACGTGCTCCACGACGGCCGCTACGAAGACCGCGAGATCATCGCCTGGCTCTTCCTCGACGACGACCTTCCCGGGCGGCCGATCGACGCGCTCCGCGAGAACCGCGGGTCGGAGGTCAAGCGTCGGGCCCAGGCCATGGCACTCTAG
- the pknB gene encoding Stk1 family PASTA domain-containing Ser/Thr kinase, giving the protein MASEADPREGASGRYGGGSATASDPLLGKSLGERYRIIEKVAKGGMATVYVAHDTRLDRIVAVKVMHQDLDEEGNFAERFVSEARSAAKLSHPNVVAVYDQDEDDGVAFLAMEYIEGHTLRDTIASQAPLGAAKALAYIEPILSAMTAAHAIGIVHRDIKPENVLIITGAASISQRVKVADFGLARVMTNNSSDATTGTLVGTVSYLAPEAVTESKSGPRTDVYAAGVVLYELLTGRKPHSGPSPVDIAYKHVHEDIPPPSKAAPGVPRYVDALVARATARDPEMRPADAGVLLRMVSRVMATLSAGIFDDPDLTADLALPTTAGAVTGAAAEELAAVAGADAPDSAHDDSLAESTAVLPPLSAGSTATTANGPAGPAGPPPGVGLPAAGRLSLAEPEENVRIAPTPSQPQQRRTRSGAWKAPVAIGAVVVAIAAVAAGLWWFIDGRYEQVPSVAGLSRAEATTQLQDAGFDVSANTEFSDTVKKGTVIDSDPGRGEKALPGSTVEISVSKGIEEYSVPKVKGMVADAAQDVIQKLGLTVGDPVEKFNEKVPEGHVINSQPRPGTMVRPGKAIVLVISKGPAPVDIVDWTGRKADRAKESLEDDGLKVEIKEEESKEAQPGTVLSQNPSSGTLPKGGTVTLVVAKAPPTVPVPNVVGSSKDDARATLEAAGFTVKEENDDFHLGLNFVTRQEPASGELPPGSEITIWLN; this is encoded by the coding sequence GTGGCTAGTGAAGCGGACCCCCGCGAGGGCGCCAGCGGGCGCTACGGCGGAGGCTCGGCTACCGCTTCCGACCCTCTTTTGGGCAAGTCTCTCGGAGAGCGTTACCGGATCATCGAGAAGGTCGCCAAGGGCGGCATGGCGACGGTCTACGTCGCCCATGACACCCGGCTGGACCGCATCGTCGCCGTCAAGGTCATGCATCAGGACCTCGACGAGGAGGGCAACTTCGCCGAGCGCTTCGTGAGCGAGGCCAGGTCTGCCGCGAAGCTCTCCCACCCCAACGTGGTCGCCGTCTACGACCAGGACGAGGACGACGGCGTCGCCTTCCTCGCGATGGAGTACATCGAGGGCCACACCCTGCGCGACACCATCGCCTCGCAGGCGCCGCTGGGCGCCGCGAAGGCGCTTGCCTACATCGAGCCGATCCTGAGCGCGATGACGGCAGCACACGCGATCGGCATCGTGCACCGCGACATCAAGCCCGAGAACGTGCTCATCATCACAGGTGCCGCCTCGATCTCGCAGCGGGTCAAGGTCGCCGACTTCGGTCTGGCGCGCGTGATGACCAACAACTCCAGCGACGCCACCACCGGCACCCTGGTCGGCACGGTCTCCTACCTGGCCCCCGAGGCGGTCACCGAGTCCAAGTCGGGCCCGCGCACCGACGTCTACGCGGCGGGCGTGGTGCTCTACGAGCTGCTCACCGGCCGCAAGCCCCACAGCGGCCCCAGCCCCGTCGACATCGCCTACAAGCACGTGCACGAAGACATCCCGCCGCCCTCCAAGGCGGCGCCGGGGGTGCCGAGGTACGTCGACGCCCTGGTCGCTCGTGCGACCGCCCGTGACCCGGAGATGCGGCCGGCCGACGCCGGCGTGCTCCTGCGCATGGTCAGCCGCGTCATGGCGACCCTGTCGGCGGGCATCTTCGACGACCCCGACCTCACCGCCGACCTGGCGCTGCCGACCACTGCCGGAGCGGTCACCGGAGCCGCCGCCGAGGAGCTCGCCGCCGTCGCCGGGGCCGACGCTCCCGACTCGGCGCACGACGACTCGCTCGCCGAGTCGACCGCGGTGCTGCCTCCGCTCTCCGCCGGCTCCACGGCGACCACGGCGAACGGTCCCGCCGGCCCGGCGGGCCCGCCTCCGGGCGTGGGCCTCCCCGCCGCCGGCAGGCTCTCCCTGGCCGAGCCGGAGGAGAACGTACGCATCGCCCCCACCCCCTCGCAGCCGCAGCAGCGCCGCACGAGGTCCGGAGCCTGGAAGGCTCCGGTCGCGATCGGAGCGGTGGTGGTCGCGATCGCCGCCGTGGCCGCCGGCCTGTGGTGGTTCATCGACGGCCGCTACGAGCAGGTGCCGTCGGTGGCCGGTCTGAGCAGGGCGGAGGCGACCACGCAGCTGCAGGACGCCGGCTTCGACGTCTCGGCCAACACCGAGTTCTCCGACACCGTCAAGAAGGGCACGGTGATCGACTCCGACCCCGGCCGCGGCGAGAAGGCGCTGCCCGGTTCGACGGTGGAGATCAGCGTGAGCAAGGGCATCGAGGAGTATTCGGTGCCCAAGGTCAAGGGCATGGTCGCCGACGCCGCCCAAGACGTGATCCAGAAGCTCGGGCTCACCGTCGGCGATCCGGTCGAGAAGTTCAACGAGAAGGTCCCCGAGGGCCACGTCATCAACTCCCAGCCGCGCCCCGGCACCATGGTGCGGCCCGGCAAGGCGATCGTGCTGGTGATCAGCAAGGGGCCGGCGCCGGTCGACATCGTCGACTGGACCGGCCGCAAGGCCGATCGCGCCAAGGAGTCGCTGGAGGACGACGGCCTGAAGGTCGAGATCAAGGAGGAGGAGAGCAAGGAGGCCCAGCCGGGCACCGTGCTCAGCCAGAACCCGAGCTCCGGCACCCTCCCCAAGGGCGGCACCGTGACGCTCGTGGTCGCCAAGGCTCCGCCCACCGTGCCGGTGCCCAACGTGGTCGGCAGCAGCAAGGACGACGCCCGGGCGACCCTCGAGGCCGCAGGGTTCACGGTCAAGGAGGAGAACGACGACTTCCACCTCGGCCTCAACTTCGTGACCCGGCAGGAGCCCGCCTCGGGCGAGCTGCCTCCGGGCTCAGAGATCACGATCTGGCTGAACTGA
- a CDS encoding deoxyribonuclease IV yields MTAPDSPNAPLTPEQRNPIGTHVQVGKGLASGAIPNTDAVGGETLQIFVGNPRGWALSAGKPAEDKAFRAEIERRGMRAFIHAPYLVNLGSPTPATYEKSAAVVAHNLRRAAEIGAEGVVVHTGSFVSPEGDSSENYAAAMKQVREALLPVLDQVEADDAPWLLLEPTAGQGRSLCAGVEDLPAYLGAVDFHPKAGICLDTCHVFAAGEPLDEPGGGTACVDRIVEIGGEGRLRLIHANDSKDVRGNNLDRHEQIGRGHIGTTAFEELFAHPATAGVPFILETPGSRDAENPDIPLLREIRSAALGSASSSSVGAARE; encoded by the coding sequence GTGACTGCTCCCGACTCCCCCAACGCCCCGCTCACCCCCGAGCAGCGCAACCCGATCGGCACGCACGTGCAGGTCGGCAAGGGCCTCGCCTCCGGCGCCATCCCCAACACCGACGCCGTCGGCGGCGAGACCCTGCAGATCTTCGTCGGCAACCCTCGCGGGTGGGCGCTCTCGGCCGGCAAGCCGGCCGAGGACAAGGCGTTCCGCGCCGAGATCGAGCGGCGCGGGATGCGGGCCTTCATCCACGCCCCCTACCTGGTCAACCTCGGTTCGCCGACGCCCGCCACCTACGAGAAGTCTGCCGCGGTGGTCGCGCACAACCTCCGGCGAGCCGCCGAGATCGGCGCCGAGGGCGTCGTGGTCCACACCGGCTCCTTCGTCTCGCCCGAGGGCGACTCGAGCGAGAACTACGCCGCCGCGATGAAGCAGGTGCGCGAGGCGCTGCTTCCCGTGCTCGACCAGGTCGAGGCCGACGACGCCCCGTGGCTGCTCCTGGAGCCGACTGCCGGCCAGGGCCGTTCGCTGTGCGCCGGCGTGGAGGACCTGCCCGCCTACCTGGGTGCCGTCGACTTCCACCCCAAGGCGGGCATCTGCCTCGACACCTGCCATGTCTTCGCCGCCGGAGAGCCGCTCGACGAGCCCGGCGGAGGTACGGCATGTGTCGACCGGATCGTCGAGATCGGCGGCGAGGGGCGGCTGCGGCTGATCCACGCCAACGACTCCAAGGACGTACGCGGCAACAACCTCGACCGCCACGAGCAGATCGGTCGCGGCCACATCGGCACCACGGCGTTCGAGGAGCTCTTCGCCCACCCGGCGACCGCCGGTGTGCCGTTCATCCTGGAGACACCGGGCTCGCGCGACGCCGAGAACCCCGACATCCCGTTGCTGCGCGAAATTCGGTCAGCGGCCCTGGGTTCGGCCTCGTCATCTAGTGTTGGGGCTGCACGGGAGTGA
- a CDS encoding GNAT family N-acetyltransferase, with protein MGGRHLHDPDAGARHLADDAVGRALPRIIVDEIGSDEQRLQAVEIWRAANAARRRTATDARVRRVRDNLDTAELALLAHYGPRPAGMLLAETYLVDGIPLPGFGHISMVFVDPALWGSHVGTEMIRDLQSRGWEGLSVWTRSDNRRAQRLYERTGFTDTDNRSTLHDGDEIMQLAWARE; from the coding sequence GTGGGTGGGCGCCATCTTCATGATCCTGATGCTGGTGCTCGGCATCTGGCTGATGACGCTGTAGGTCGCGCTCTGCCCAGGATCATCGTCGACGAGATAGGCAGCGACGAGCAGCGCCTCCAAGCCGTCGAGATCTGGCGGGCGGCCAACGCCGCGCGCCGGCGCACCGCCACCGATGCCCGGGTCAGAAGGGTTCGCGACAACCTGGACACCGCAGAGCTGGCGCTGCTGGCCCACTACGGGCCGCGCCCGGCCGGGATGCTGCTGGCCGAGACCTACCTCGTCGACGGCATCCCGCTGCCCGGCTTCGGCCACATCTCGATGGTCTTCGTCGACCCGGCGCTATGGGGTTCCCACGTCGGCACCGAGATGATCCGCGACCTCCAGTCACGCGGCTGGGAGGGCCTCAGCGTATGGACCCGCAGCGACAACCGGCGCGCCCAGCGTCTCTACGAGCGCACCGGCTTCACCGACACCGACAATCGCAGCACCCTCCACGACGGCGACGAGATCATGCAGCTGGCGTGGGCTCGGGAATGA
- a CDS encoding class II 3-deoxy-7-phosphoheptulonate synthase — protein MNDAFPSLEQLHAIGALQQPTYSDPAALAAAVEKLRKQPPLVFAGECDQLKANIAAAGRGEAFILQGGDCAEVFSDATADNTRNKLRVLLQMAVVLTYAASVPVVKIGRLAGQYAKPRSSDTETRDGVTLPAYRGDAVNGFEFTSESRIPDPQRLLDVYHASSSTLNLVRAFTTGGYADLRQVHTWNSEFVRNSPVGAKYEAMGAEIERAIAFMEAIGADPEEFHRVDFYSSHEALLMEYEHAMTRIDSRTETPYNVSGHFVWIGERTRQLDGAHVEYFRHLNNPIGCKLGPTATPDDALALAAKLNPDNEEGRLTFITRFGAGKVRDGLPGLVEKITAEGVNVTWISDPMHGNTFSTSNGYKTRRFEDVLDEVQGFFDVHQALGTIPGGILVENTGDDVTEIIGGGEELDEAGLVHRYESVVDPRLNRVQSLEMAFQVAEMLRSR, from the coding sequence GTGAACGACGCCTTCCCCTCCCTCGAGCAGCTGCATGCCATCGGAGCCCTTCAGCAGCCGACCTATTCCGACCCGGCAGCGCTGGCCGCGGCCGTCGAGAAGCTGAGGAAGCAGCCGCCGCTCGTCTTTGCGGGAGAGTGCGACCAGCTGAAGGCGAACATCGCCGCCGCGGGCAGGGGAGAGGCCTTCATCCTGCAAGGAGGCGACTGCGCGGAGGTCTTCTCCGACGCCACCGCCGACAACACCCGCAACAAGCTGCGGGTGCTCCTCCAGATGGCGGTCGTGCTGACGTACGCCGCCTCGGTGCCGGTCGTGAAGATCGGTCGCCTCGCGGGCCAGTACGCCAAGCCACGATCCTCCGACACCGAGACCCGCGACGGTGTCACCCTGCCGGCCTACCGCGGCGACGCCGTCAACGGCTTCGAGTTCACCTCGGAGTCGCGCATCCCCGACCCGCAGCGTCTCCTCGACGTCTACCACGCCTCCTCCTCGACGCTGAACCTCGTGCGCGCCTTCACGACCGGTGGCTACGCCGACCTGCGCCAGGTGCACACCTGGAACTCCGAGTTCGTGCGCAACTCGCCCGTCGGCGCGAAGTACGAGGCGATGGGTGCCGAGATCGAGCGTGCGATCGCGTTCATGGAGGCCATCGGAGCCGACCCGGAGGAGTTCCACCGGGTCGACTTCTACTCCTCCCACGAGGCGCTGCTGATGGAGTACGAGCACGCGATGACGCGCATCGACTCCCGCACCGAGACGCCCTACAACGTCTCGGGCCACTTCGTCTGGATCGGTGAGCGCACCCGCCAGCTCGACGGTGCCCACGTGGAGTACTTCCGCCACCTCAACAACCCGATCGGCTGCAAGCTCGGCCCCACCGCGACCCCCGACGACGCGCTCGCGCTCGCCGCGAAGCTCAACCCCGACAACGAGGAGGGCCGGCTCACCTTCATCACCCGCTTCGGTGCGGGGAAGGTGCGCGACGGGCTGCCCGGGCTGGTCGAGAAGATCACCGCCGAGGGCGTCAACGTCACCTGGATCTCCGACCCGATGCACGGCAACACCTTCTCCACCTCCAACGGCTACAAGACCCGCCGCTTCGAGGACGTGCTCGACGAGGTGCAGGGCTTCTTCGACGTCCACCAGGCCCTCGGCACCATCCCCGGCGGCATCCTGGTCGAGAACACCGGCGACGACGTCACCGAGATCATCGGCGGCGGCGAGGAGCTCGACGAGGCCGGCCTCGTGCACCGCTACGAGTCCGTCGTCGACCCGCGGTTGAACCGGGTGCAGTCGCTGGAGATGGCTTTTCAGGTCGCGGAGATGCTTCGCTCGCGTTAG
- a CDS encoding APC family permease: MSNLAQEETPDLKRVMGPKLLLLFIVGDILGAGVYAVTGRIAGQVGGIAWLPFLVAFAVATLTAYSYLELVTKYPQAAGAALYTHKAFGVHFVTFLVAFTVVCSGITSASTSSGILASNLLLGFDVKSDGATLVVALLFMCLLAAINLRGVGESVKFNVVLTLVELTALAIVIAIGFAVIGRGDADFSQVTVFESADDKGMFMAVTVATAIAFFSMVGFEDSVNMVEETKDPERIFPKIMLTGLGIAVVLYMLVAVSVVAVIPPGKVLSPTNEDAGILIDVVKLGAPGLPIDSVFPFLTVFAVANTALINMLMASRLIYGMARQGVLPPVLGKVLPSRRTPWVAIAFTTVLALALITYVRLGSESAIVTALSGTTGLLLLAVFAIVNVCCLILRRDPAGSFRAPTWVPALGAVCCVYLLGPWARLEADMIQYRIAAGLLVIGIVLWGLTRIFFKPEGGHFADIEHMGDEPGDKA; encoded by the coding sequence ATGAGCAACCTGGCGCAAGAGGAGACACCCGACCTCAAACGAGTCATGGGTCCCAAGCTCCTCCTCCTATTCATCGTCGGCGACATTCTCGGCGCGGGTGTCTACGCCGTCACCGGCCGCATCGCAGGTCAGGTGGGGGGAATCGCCTGGCTGCCGTTCCTCGTCGCCTTCGCGGTCGCCACCTTGACGGCCTACTCCTACCTCGAGCTCGTCACGAAGTACCCCCAGGCGGCTGGTGCGGCGCTCTACACGCACAAGGCCTTCGGTGTGCACTTCGTCACGTTCCTCGTGGCGTTCACCGTGGTCTGCTCGGGCATCACCAGCGCCTCGACCTCGTCGGGCATCCTCGCGTCCAACCTGTTGCTCGGATTCGACGTCAAGAGCGACGGGGCGACCTTGGTCGTCGCGCTGCTCTTCATGTGCCTGCTCGCGGCGATCAACCTGCGCGGCGTCGGCGAGAGCGTGAAGTTCAACGTCGTGCTGACCCTGGTCGAGCTCACCGCGCTGGCGATCGTCATCGCCATCGGGTTCGCCGTGATCGGCCGCGGCGACGCGGACTTCAGTCAGGTGACGGTCTTCGAGAGTGCCGATGACAAGGGCATGTTCATGGCGGTCACCGTCGCCACGGCGATCGCGTTCTTCTCGATGGTCGGCTTCGAGGACTCGGTCAACATGGTCGAGGAGACCAAGGACCCTGAGCGGATCTTCCCCAAGATCATGCTCACCGGCCTCGGGATCGCGGTCGTCCTCTACATGCTGGTCGCGGTCTCCGTCGTTGCGGTGATCCCGCCCGGCAAGGTCCTCTCGCCGACCAACGAGGACGCCGGCATCCTGATCGACGTGGTCAAGCTCGGTGCCCCCGGCCTGCCGATCGACTCGGTCTTCCCGTTCCTCACCGTCTTCGCGGTCGCCAACACCGCGCTGATCAACATGCTGATGGCGAGCCGACTGATCTACGGCATGGCGCGGCAGGGTGTGCTGCCGCCGGTGCTCGGCAAGGTGCTTCCCTCGCGGCGTACGCCGTGGGTGGCCATCGCCTTCACCACGGTCCTCGCGCTCGCGCTCATCACCTACGTCCGCCTGGGCTCGGAGAGCGCGATCGTGACCGCGCTGTCCGGCACGACCGGACTGCTGCTGCTCGCGGTGTTCGCGATCGTCAACGTCTGCTGCCTGATCCTGCGCCGCGACCCCGCCGGATCGTTCCGGGCGCCGACCTGGGTGCCCGCGCTCGGTGCTGTCTGCTGCGTCTATCTGCTCGGTCCGTGGGCGCGCCTGGAGGCCGACATGATCCAGTACCGGATCGCCGCCGGCCTCCTCGTCATCGGCATCGTCCTGTGGGGCCTGACCCGGATCTTCTTCAAGCCCGAGGGTGGCCACTTCGCAGACATCGAGCACATGGGCGACGAACCGGGCGACAAGGCGTAG
- a CDS encoding DUF1028 domain-containing protein, with protein MTFSIVAKSLDPVTGEPTWGVAVASKFLAVGSAVPAAVAGVGAIATQAEANVAYKGLALAHLDEGATAAVAIERLLEEDEGRDHRQVGVVDVDGNAASHTGSACLDWAGSRTGSTDDGGYAIQGNILTGPEVVEEMEAAWLASSPDAPLQRRLLAALAAGDRAGGDSRGRQSAAILVVRDEAGYGGNDDIAADLRIDDHADPVAELTRLLDLNDFYLTAPSEAEKVQVGPEIEAELATFAAAEGAKDFYTWAATQNYEMRVADDVSWVDQRVLDIVRGSK; from the coding sequence ATGACGTTCTCCATCGTTGCAAAGTCCCTCGATCCGGTCACCGGAGAACCCACCTGGGGCGTGGCCGTGGCCTCGAAGTTCCTGGCCGTCGGATCGGCCGTCCCGGCGGCCGTGGCAGGGGTCGGCGCCATCGCCACCCAGGCCGAGGCGAACGTGGCCTACAAGGGCCTCGCCCTGGCCCACCTGGACGAGGGCGCGACCGCCGCGGTCGCGATCGAGCGCCTCCTGGAGGAGGACGAGGGCCGCGACCACCGCCAGGTCGGCGTCGTCGACGTCGACGGCAACGCGGCCTCCCACACCGGCTCGGCCTGCCTCGACTGGGCGGGTTCGCGCACCGGGTCCACCGACGACGGCGGCTACGCCATCCAGGGCAACATCCTCACCGGGCCCGAGGTGGTCGAGGAGATGGAGGCCGCTTGGTTGGCCTCCTCCCCCGACGCCCCGTTGCAGCGTCGGCTCCTCGCCGCGCTAGCGGCCGGCGACAGGGCCGGCGGCGACAGCCGTGGCCGCCAGAGCGCGGCCATCCTGGTGGTGCGCGACGAGGCCGGCTACGGCGGCAACGACGACATCGCCGCCGACCTGCGTATCGACGACCACGCCGACCCGGTCGCCGAGCTGACCCGGCTGCTCGACCTCAACGACTTCTACCTGACCGCGCCCTCCGAGGCCGAGAAGGTGCAGGTCGGCCCGGAGATCGAGGCCGAGCTCGCGACGTTCGCGGCCGCGGAGGGCGCCAAGGACTTCTACACCTGGGCGGCCACGCAGAACTACGAGATGCGGGTCGCCGACGACGTGTCCTGGGTCGACCAGCGCGTCCTCGACATCGTGCGAGGCTCCAAGTGA
- a CDS encoding FGGY family carbohydrate kinase, translating into MSAILAIDAGTTGVTALVVTEKGEIAARGYEEFDQHFPQAGWVEHVPEGIWQATLEACRTALAGYGNDDLVSIGITNQRETVVLWDRETLGSPRRAIVWQDRRTTSICSSMASHDARVRELTGLRLDPYFTATKLAWIRDNEPHTWAHVEAGRYAIGTVDSYLIARMTRGLHHITDVSNASRTLLFDIGTNDWSDELCSLFEVPRDALADIGPNWGDGVVTDPRSFLNLSLPITGVAGDQQAALFGQAAFEIGDSKCTYGTGSFVLTNTGSQPQRSESGLLTSPGWMSPDGETTYVLEGSIFVTGAAVQWLRDGLQIVGSAAETEALARTVDSSAGVVFVPALTGLGAPHWDPDARGTIIGITRGTKRAHIVRATLEAITFEVRDVMATMPTPIVSLNVDGGASANDLLCQLQADQLGVDVSRPRYVETTGLGAAFLAGLGSGVWDSFDQIRETWALDRTFSPDASRREAADEAYASWTEAVGRSKGWA; encoded by the coding sequence GTGAGCGCGATCCTCGCCATCGATGCCGGCACGACCGGCGTGACCGCGCTGGTCGTCACCGAGAAGGGCGAGATCGCCGCCCGCGGCTATGAGGAGTTCGACCAGCACTTCCCTCAGGCGGGCTGGGTCGAGCACGTGCCCGAGGGCATCTGGCAGGCCACCTTGGAGGCATGCCGCACCGCCCTGGCGGGCTACGGCAACGACGACCTCGTCAGCATCGGCATCACCAACCAGCGGGAGACGGTCGTGCTGTGGGACCGGGAGACGCTGGGATCGCCCCGGCGCGCGATCGTGTGGCAGGACAGGCGTACGACCTCGATCTGCTCCTCGATGGCCTCCCACGACGCCCGGGTGCGAGAGCTCACCGGGCTTCGCCTCGACCCCTACTTCACCGCGACCAAGCTGGCCTGGATCCGCGACAACGAGCCGCACACGTGGGCGCACGTCGAGGCGGGCCGCTATGCGATCGGCACCGTCGACTCCTACCTGATCGCCCGGATGACGCGCGGGCTGCACCACATCACCGACGTCTCCAACGCCTCGCGCACCCTGCTCTTCGACATCGGCACCAACGACTGGTCCGACGAGCTGTGCTCGCTCTTCGAGGTGCCGCGCGACGCGCTGGCCGACATCGGCCCCAACTGGGGTGACGGCGTCGTCACCGATCCGCGCTCGTTCCTCAATCTGTCCCTGCCCATCACCGGTGTCGCGGGCGACCAGCAGGCGGCCCTGTTCGGGCAGGCGGCGTTCGAGATCGGCGACTCCAAGTGCACCTACGGCACCGGCTCGTTCGTGCTGACCAACACCGGCTCGCAGCCGCAGCGCTCGGAGTCCGGGCTGCTCACCTCGCCGGGCTGGATGTCGCCCGACGGCGAGACGACCTACGTCCTGGAGGGCTCGATCTTCGTCACCGGCGCCGCGGTGCAGTGGCTGCGCGACGGCCTCCAGATCGTCGGCTCCGCCGCCGAGACGGAGGCGCTGGCTCGCACCGTCGATTCCTCGGCCGGGGTCGTGTTCGTGCCCGCGCTGACCGGTCTCGGCGCTCCCCACTGGGACCCTGACGCGCGCGGCACGATCATCGGCATCACCCGTGGCACCAAGCGCGCCCACATCGTGCGCGCGACCCTCGAGGCGATCACCTTCGAGGTGCGCGACGTGATGGCCACCATGCCCACGCCGATCGTCTCGCTCAACGTCGACGGTGGCGCCTCGGCCAACGACCTGCTCTGCCAGCTGCAGGCCGACCAGCTCGGCGTCGACGTCTCCCGCCCCCGCTACGTCGAGACCACCGGCCTGGGGGCGGCGTTCCTCGCCGGTCTCGGCTCCGGCGTGTGGGACTCGTTCGACCAGATCCGCGAGACCTGGGCGCTGGATCGCACCTTCTCACCCGATGCGTCGCGCCGTGAGGCGGCCGACGAGGCGTACGCCTCCTGGACCGAGGCCGTCGGCCGCTCGAAGGGGTGGGCCTGA
- a CDS encoding endo-1,4-beta-xylanase, with product MTRVRVRPVRARLARRAAGPVSVAAMLIAGGVAVVAAAGPAQADGSTLQDAAAESGRYFGTAIAASRMSDSQYTTIANREFDMITAENEMKMDATEPSQNQFSFSSGDQIADWALQNGKRVRGHALAWHSQQPGWMQNMEGSSLRNAMLNHIAGVAGHYQGKIYAWDVVNEAFEDGSSGARRNSNLQRTGNDWIEAAFYAAREADPDAKLCYNDYNTDNWQHAKTQAVYNMVRDFKSRGVPIDCVGFQAHFNSGNPVPNNYHETLQNFADLGVDVQITELDIAGSGTSQAEQFRGVTQACMAVTRCTGITVWGVRDTDSWRASDTPLLFDGYGNKKLAYGYVLDQLNTADGGSTL from the coding sequence ATGACCCGAGTTCGAGTCAGACCCGTGCGTGCCCGGCTGGCCCGAAGAGCTGCCGGCCCCGTCTCCGTCGCCGCCATGCTGATCGCCGGCGGTGTCGCCGTCGTCGCCGCGGCCGGGCCGGCCCAGGCGGACGGCTCCACCCTCCAGGATGCGGCTGCCGAGTCCGGCCGCTACTTCGGCACCGCCATCGCGGCCAGCCGGATGTCGGATTCGCAGTACACCACCATCGCGAACCGTGAGTTCGACATGATCACCGCCGAGAACGAGATGAAGATGGATGCGACCGAGCCGTCGCAGAACCAGTTCAGCTTCTCCTCCGGAGACCAGATCGCCGACTGGGCCCTCCAGAACGGCAAGCGGGTGCGTGGGCACGCGCTCGCCTGGCACTCCCAGCAGCCGGGCTGGATGCAGAACATGGAAGGCAGCTCGCTGCGCAACGCGATGCTCAACCACATCGCCGGCGTCGCGGGTCACTACCAGGGCAAGATCTACGCCTGGGACGTCGTCAACGAGGCGTTCGAGGACGGCTCCTCCGGAGCCCGCCGCAACTCCAACCTGCAGCGCACCGGCAACGACTGGATCGAGGCAGCCTTCTACGCCGCTCGTGAGGCCGATCCCGACGCGAAGCTCTGCTACAACGACTACAACACCGACAACTGGCAGCACGCCAAGACGCAGGCCGTCTACAACATGGTGCGTGACTTCAAGTCCCGTGGCGTACCCATCGACTGTGTCGGCTTCCAGGCCCACTTCAACTCCGGCAACCCGGTGCCGAACAACTACCACGAGACCCTGCAGAACTTCGCCGACCTGGGTGTCGACGTACAGATCACCGAGCTCGACATCGCCGGCTCCGGCACCTCGCAGGCCGAGCAGTTCCGCGGCGTCACCCAGGCCTGCATGGCGGTGACCCGCTGCACCGGCATCACCGTGTGGGGAGTGCGTGACACCGACTCCTGGCGTGCGTCCGACACCCCGCTGCTCTTCGACGGCTACGGCAACAAGAAGCTCGCCTACGGCTACGTCCTCGACCAGCTCAACACCGCTGACGGGGGCTCGACCCTCTGA
- a CDS encoding GNAT family N-acetyltransferase — translation MPFTHRIATPADIPALTAIMNTSIGRLQQGFLSEAQIASSRTVMGIDTQLIEDGTYFVIEDGTEIAGCGGWSRRATLYGGDHTPGREPAELDPAHDPARVRAMYTNPDFTRRGVGRLILDLCVRAAAEEGFTSLELMGTLSGEPLYRAYGFEPVERITDDRGGAPVPLIRMRKSIGS, via the coding sequence GTGCCATTCACCCACCGCATCGCGACACCAGCAGACATCCCGGCCCTGACCGCGATCATGAACACCTCGATCGGCCGGCTCCAGCAGGGATTCCTGAGCGAGGCCCAGATCGCCTCGAGCCGCACGGTGATGGGCATCGACACCCAGCTGATCGAGGACGGCACCTACTTCGTCATCGAGGACGGCACCGAGATCGCCGGCTGCGGCGGCTGGAGCCGTCGAGCGACCTTGTACGGCGGAGACCACACCCCCGGCCGCGAACCGGCCGAGCTGGACCCGGCCCATGACCCGGCGCGTGTCCGGGCGATGTACACGAACCCCGACTTCACCCGCCGCGGCGTAGGGCGCCTGATCCTCGACCTGTGCGTGCGCGCTGCGGCCGAGGAGGGTTTCACGAGCCTGGAGCTGATGGGCACGCTCTCGGGCGAGCCGCTCTACCGGGCCTACGGATTCGAGCCGGTGGAGCGGATCACCGACGACCGGGGCGGAGCGCCCGTGCCGCTGATCCGGATGCGGAAGAGCATCGGGAGCTGA